The Amblyomma americanum isolate KBUSLIRL-KWMA chromosome 5, ASM5285725v1, whole genome shotgun sequence genome window below encodes:
- the LOC144134658 gene encoding uncharacterized protein LOC144134658 isoform X2, with amino-acid sequence MKLAMLQKTSVNGLKGPSPLWSLKYLDLVSCYTVEYMHCVLLGVTRQFTEYWFDPSRCREKYYIGRPSTVNALNKRLTSIRPPHHVTRLPRTIQERHFWKAHEWRNWLLFYCVPCCLNTLPAQFLRHFALLCEAIFILLQEQLSSAAISYADRLLQRFVCRAAALYGERCMSFNVHQLTHLTQAARNFGPLWVHSAFGFESGNGHIVKLVTAANGVPDQILERAIMSQELHLVLSLNAIPLRSQQLCSEFLHYPNVSKAHYVQGACMFGVPKEVPLLLPAERAALELMLNNIPRVQEYFRFFYRGTVMHSQQYQRGTKSDSSVIESQDGEFFVIKRIFEVVDEGSPSNGEVVLLCRKIVCEDCDLYLPGHIMQCFFSLEFPLVALNLSGVAKPCIFVTFSNEENYVCKIPNLIERD; translated from the exons ATGAAGCTTGCCATGCTGCAGAAGACATCGGTCAATGGCCTAAAAGGACCATCACCTTTGTGGTCCTTGAAGTACCTTGACCTTGTGTCGTGCTATACGGTTGAATATATGCACTGTGTGCTGCTTGGTGTGACAAGGCAGTTCACAGAGTACTGGTTTGATCCATCCAGGTGCCGTGAGAAGTACTACATAG GACGGCCAAGTACCGTGAATGCCCTCAACAAACGTCTCACCAGCATTCGACCACCACATCACGTCACCCGTCTGCCTCGCACAATCCAGGAGAGGCACTTCTGGAAAGCACACGAGTGGCGAAACTGGCTGCTTTTTTACTGTGTGCCGTGTTGCCTGAACACCCTCCCTGCTCAATTTTTGAGGCACTTTGCTCTTCTCTGCGAGGCAATTTTTATACTTCTACAAGAGCAACTTTCATCTGCTGCCATCAGTTATGCAG atcgccTCCTGCAACGCTTCGTGTGCCGAGCTGCAGCACTATACGGGGAGCGGTGCATGAGCTTCAATGTGCACCAGCTGACGCATCTAACCCAAGCCGCCCGTAACTTCGGACCCTTGTGGGTCCATTCTGCCTTTGGATTCGAGAGTGGGAACGGCCACATCGTTAAACTGGTGACGGCAGCAAATGGAGTGCCTGATCAAATCTTGGAGCGGGCAATCATGAGTCAGGAACTGCACCTTGTTCTTTCTTTGAACGCAATTCCACTGAGGAGCCAGCAGTTGTGCAGTGAATTTCTTCATTACCCTAACGTGAGTAAGGCTCACTATGTGCAGGGTGCCTGCATGTTTGGAGTGCCGAAGGAAGTGCCTCTGCTTCTGCCAGCAGAAAGGGCTGCTCTGGAGTTAATGCTCAACAACATTCCTCGAGTGCAAGAATATTTCAGATTTTTTTATAGAGGAACTGTGATGCATAGCCAGCAGTACCAAAGGGGCACCAAAAGTGACAGTAGTGTCATTGAGTCTCAAGATGGCGAATTTTTCGTTATTAAGAGAATTTTCGAGGTAGTTGATGAGGGGTCCCCAAGCAATGGTGAAGTTGTTTTGCTCTGCAGGAAAATTGTTTGTGAAGACTGCGATTTGTACTTGCCAGGTCACataatgcagtgttttttttctctagaatTCCCACTGGTTGCGCTGAATCTCAGTGGAGTAGCCAAGCCTTGCATTTTTGTCACATTCAGCAATGAAGAAAATTATGTTTGCAAAATTCCAAACCTCATTGAACGAGACTAG